One genomic segment of Thermodesulfobacteriota bacterium includes these proteins:
- a CDS encoding VOC family protein, whose translation MRYAHTNIVARDWKKLSDFYIHVFDCTVKPPVRELSGEWLDQATGLSGAKLEGVHLLLPGHGNSGPTLEIFSYKDTHECEPVMANFTGFAHIAFEVEDVEKKFSDALYRGATKLGQVTRKMVNGVGMLKFVYFRDPEGNIVEMQSWEK comes from the coding sequence ATGAGATATGCTCACACCAATATTGTGGCAAGAGATTGGAAAAAATTATCAGATTTTTACATTCATGTGTTTGACTGCACGGTAAAACCACCGGTAAGAGAACTTTCCGGTGAGTGGTTGGATCAAGCCACTGGTTTATCCGGTGCAAAATTAGAGGGAGTTCATTTATTGCTGCCCGGACACGGGAACAGCGGTCCCACTTTAGAAATATTCTCTTATAAAGATACCCATGAATGTGAACCGGTCATGGCTAACTTTACCGGCTTTGCGCATATTGCATTTGAAGTCGAAGATGTTGAGAAAAAATTCAGCGATGCGCTATACAGGGGTGCTACTAAATTAGGCCAAGTTACCCGGAAAATGGTCAATGGTGTGGGTATGCTAAAATTTGTTTATTTTAGAGATCCTGAAGGAAATATAGTAGAAATGCAGTCCTGGGAGAAATAA